Proteins found in one Salvia splendens isolate huo1 chromosome 10, SspV2, whole genome shotgun sequence genomic segment:
- the LOC121752643 gene encoding zinc finger MYM-type protein 1-like, translating into MEVAYYIRLTVSLKVTRFLLKQGLSFCGHDESCSSSHRGNFIELLLRFSELNDDISKTLFANAPANNQMNSPRIQKELANACASEVTLAIVNDIGDKVFTLLVDEARDISMKEQMGVVLRYVNNEGYVIERFIGIVHVTDTSSHTLKCAIDDLSVKHNLSISKVRGQGYDRASNMRGEFNGLKSLILQENPYAMYIHCFSHQLQLIIVAVAKGIRVVKDVFSYVSMIVNMVGASCKRKDQLRQLQHDRLVEQLNDGEVISGRGKNQETSLVRPGDTRWGSHYFTLLRLCSMWSSVDKVLEVVLTMLFSVITEVPLKD; encoded by the coding sequence ATGGAAGTTGCATATTACATTCGGTTGACAGTCTCATTGAAAGTGACTCGGTTTCTCTTAAAGCAAGGATTATCTTTTTGTGGACATGATGAGTCATGTAGTTCTTCACATCGAGGTAATTTTATTGAGTTGCTTCTACGGTTTAGTGAACTTAACGATGATATATCCAAAACTTTGTTTGCAAATGCCCCTGCTAACAATCAAATGAATTCACCACGAATTCAAAAGGAATTAGCAAACGCTTGTGCTTCAGAGGTCACACTTGCCATAGTTAATGATATTGGAGATAAAGTTTTCACTCTTTTGGTTGATGAGGCTCGAGACATTTCAATGAAGGAGCAGATGGGAGTTGTTTTAAGATATGTGAATAACGAAGGATATGTGATTGAGCGATTTATTGGAATCGTGCATGTAACTGACACTTCCTCTCATACTTTGAAATGTGCTATTGATGATTTATCGGTGAAGCATAATTTATCTATATCTAAAGTGAGAGGGCAAGGATACGATAGAGCTTCTAATATGAGGGGTGAGTTTAATGGATTGAAATCCTTAATATTGCAAGAAAATCCATATGCCATGTATATTCATTGTTTCTCTCATCAACTCCAATTAATTAttgttgcggttgccaagggtATTAGAGTTGTGAAGGATGTTTTTAGCTATGTCTCCATGATTGTGAATATGGTCGGGGCATCTTGTAAGAGAAAAGACCAACTTAGGCAGTTGCAACATGACAGATTAGTTGAACAACTTAATGATGGAGAAGTCATAAGTGGAAGAGgtaaaaatcaagaaactaGTTTGGTACGGCCTGGAGACACTCGTTGGGGCTCACATTACTTTACATTGCTTCGTCTATGCTCTATGTGGTCTTCGGTTGACAAAGTGTTGGAAGTTGTACTGACGATGCTATTCTCCGTGATAACAGAAGTACCACTGAAAGATTGA
- the LOC121750542 gene encoding EEF1A lysine methyltransferase 4-like isoform X1: protein METSEAQKCDVAPATATAYLDPNYWDKRFDHEEHYEWFKDYSHFRHLILEYIKPKSAVLEVGCGNSQLCEELYRDGITDLTCIDLSSVAVEKMKQRLSTKGYKEVKVLEADVTILIYAFLFLLLSEVKVLEADMLQLPFEDECFDVVIEKGTMDVLFVDSGDPWNPEPETVSRVMAMLEGIHRVLKPNGIFISITFGQPHFRRPFFSAPAFTWSTEWKTFGDGFHYFFYILKKGERSSDGTECIEKTDVPSLSLYHEELESEDYLFRTNLDEM from the exons ATGGAAACATCTGAGGCGCAGAAATGCGACGTCGCTCCAGCCACTGCTACCGCATATCTCGACCCAAATTACTG GGATAAGAGGTTTGATCACGAAGAGCATTACGAGTGGTTCAAAGACTATTCTCACTTTCGTCACCTCATTCTCGAATACATTAAACCCAAGTCCGCT GTATTAGAGGTAGGGTGTGGAAATTCTCAGCTGTGTGAAGAGCTCTATAGAGATGGAATTACTGATCTTACCTGCATTGACTTGTCATCGGTTGCTGTTGAGAAGATGAAGCAGCGATTATCAACCAAGGGCTATAAAG AAGTAAAAGTGCTGGAAGCTGATGTGACTATTCTCATTTATGCTTTTCTGTTTCTGTTGCTATCAGAAGTAAAAGTGCTGGAAGCTGATATGTTACAGCTGCCTTTTGAAGATGAATGTTTTGATGTGGTTATAGAGAAAGGAACCATG GATGTATTATTTGTGGACTCTGGAGACCCCTGGAATCCAGAACCTGAGACAGTTAGCAGAGTTATGGCAATGCTTGAAGGTATTCATAGAGTTTTGAAACCCAATGGTATCTTCATCTCCATCACCTTTGGCCAG CCGCATTTCAGGCGACCTTTCTTCAGTGCTCCCGCATTTACCTGGTCAACTGAATGGAAAACATTTGGCGATGGGTTTCATTATTTCTTCTATATATTGAAGAAG GGTGAGAGATCATCAGATGGCACCGAGTGTATTGAAAAGACCGATGTGCCATCCCTCTCTCTTTACCATGAGGAGTTGGAGAGCGAAGACTATCTATTTCGTACGAATCTGGATGAGATGTGA
- the LOC121750542 gene encoding EEF1A lysine methyltransferase 4-like isoform X2: METSEAQKCDVAPATATAYLDPNYWDKRFDHEEHYEWFKDYSHFRHLILEYIKPKSAVLEVGCGNSQLCEELYRDGITDLTCIDLSSVAVEKMKQRLSTKGYKEVKVLEADMLQLPFEDECFDVVIEKGTMDVLFVDSGDPWNPEPETVSRVMAMLEGIHRVLKPNGIFISITFGQPHFRRPFFSAPAFTWSTEWKTFGDGFHYFFYILKKGERSSDGTECIEKTDVPSLSLYHEELESEDYLFRTNLDEM; the protein is encoded by the exons ATGGAAACATCTGAGGCGCAGAAATGCGACGTCGCTCCAGCCACTGCTACCGCATATCTCGACCCAAATTACTG GGATAAGAGGTTTGATCACGAAGAGCATTACGAGTGGTTCAAAGACTATTCTCACTTTCGTCACCTCATTCTCGAATACATTAAACCCAAGTCCGCT GTATTAGAGGTAGGGTGTGGAAATTCTCAGCTGTGTGAAGAGCTCTATAGAGATGGAATTACTGATCTTACCTGCATTGACTTGTCATCGGTTGCTGTTGAGAAGATGAAGCAGCGATTATCAACCAAGGGCTATAAAG AAGTAAAAGTGCTGGAAGCTGATATGTTACAGCTGCCTTTTGAAGATGAATGTTTTGATGTGGTTATAGAGAAAGGAACCATG GATGTATTATTTGTGGACTCTGGAGACCCCTGGAATCCAGAACCTGAGACAGTTAGCAGAGTTATGGCAATGCTTGAAGGTATTCATAGAGTTTTGAAACCCAATGGTATCTTCATCTCCATCACCTTTGGCCAG CCGCATTTCAGGCGACCTTTCTTCAGTGCTCCCGCATTTACCTGGTCAACTGAATGGAAAACATTTGGCGATGGGTTTCATTATTTCTTCTATATATTGAAGAAG GGTGAGAGATCATCAGATGGCACCGAGTGTATTGAAAAGACCGATGTGCCATCCCTCTCTCTTTACCATGAGGAGTTGGAGAGCGAAGACTATCTATTTCGTACGAATCTGGATGAGATGTGA
- the LOC121752644 gene encoding uncharacterized protein LOC121752644 has protein sequence MDNYEFVFTLHLMKHLLGITNELSIALQKKDKNMIKAISLIQSVKHQLQSFRENGWEDIHDQATKFCELYNISQVDMDEIIPRRGYKKYGAELITNLHHYRVEIFNQVVDLTIQEMDNRFSEASTKLLGCISCLDPRNSFSRFKDDQVICLATLYHEDFYANDCSRLPLQLSNFIANVQCDPQFAALSNLGDVATELVKSGKHLIFPLVYRIIELSLVLPVATVSVERAFSTMKTIKTDLRNRMGDEWMNDSLIVYIEKDMFSTIDNEKILQRFQSIRTLRIQLPPLYT, from the exons ATGGATAACTATGAGTTTGTTTTCACTTTGCATTTGATGAAACATTTATTGGGAATAACCAATGAATTATCCATTGCCTTgcaaaagaaagataaaaatatgattaaagCCATATCATTGATCCAAAGTGTGAAACATCAGTTGCAAAGTTTCAGAGAGAATGGATGGGAAGACATACATGATCAAGCAACAAAGTTTTGTGAATTGTATAATATTTCACAAGTTGATATGGATGAAATTATACCACGCCGTGGTTATAAGAAGTATGGAGCAGAGTTGATCACAAATTTGCATCATTATCGTGTAGAGATTTTTAATCAG GTGGTTGATTTAACTATTCAAGAGATGGATAATCGATTTTCTGAAGCTAGCACTAAGTTGCTAGGATGCATATCATGTCTTGATCCAAGAAATTCTTTCTCTCGATTCAAAGATGATCAAGTAATCTGTCTTGCTACTTTATATCACGAGGACTTCTATGCAAATGATTGTTCACGTCTTCCACTTCAACTTAGTAATTTTATTGCTAATGTACAATGTGATCCTCAATTTGCTGCCTTAAGCAACTTAGGAGACGTTGCTACGGAACTGGTCAAAAGTGGTAAGCATTTGATTTTTCCGTTGGTTTATCGGATTATTGAGTTGTCATTGGTTTTACCTGTTGCTACTGTTTCTGTTGAGAGAGCATTTTCTACAATGAAGACTATCAAGACTGACTTGCGAAATCGGATGGGAGATGAGTGGATGAATGATAGTTTAATTGTGTACATTGAGAAGGACATGTTTTCAACGATTGATAACGAAAAAATCTTGCAACGTTTTCAATCGATAAGAACACTCAGAATTCAGTTGCCACCGCTTTATACGTAA